One window of the Natronomonas marina genome contains the following:
- the ilvB gene encoding biosynthetic-type acetolactate synthase large subunit: MSGEPKQAPAEADASDAAATGPTEVETGADAVVRALENAGVEHLFGVQGGAIMPVYDALYSSEMTHVTMAHEQGAAHAADAYGIVSGDPGVCMATSGPGATNLVTGLADSNMDSDPVVALTGQVPTDFVGSDAFQETDTVGVTGPITKANFFSDDPESVGTDVGTAFALAKRGRQGPTLVDLPKDVTKGAASEDPGEPRTPSTYSPPETAAPEAVSEATDVLAAADRPVILAGGGVIKAEACEELREFAVEHEIPVVTTMPAIGTFPEDHELSLEMAGMHGTGYANMAITMTDCMLAVGTRFDDRLTGGVETFAPDAEIIHVDIDAAEISKNVEADYPLLGDAKAVLEQLATAMPRSPEADEWREQCREWKQEYPMDYAAPEDDPVKPQYVVEAFDSATADDTIVTTGVGQHQMWACQYWTYTEPRTWVSSHGLGAMGYGVPSAIGAKLAADDDQEVVCFDGDGSFLMTCQGLSVAVREELDITIVVLNNAAIGMVRQWQDAFFGQRHMASEYPWVPDFDTLAEAFGARGFRIESYDEVESVVAEALEYDGPSVVDAHIDPGENVYPMVPSGGDNGLFALAEDQL; encoded by the coding sequence ATGAGCGGCGAACCGAAACAGGCACCCGCGGAGGCCGACGCGTCCGACGCGGCCGCGACGGGGCCGACGGAGGTCGAGACGGGCGCCGACGCGGTCGTTCGCGCCCTCGAGAACGCGGGCGTCGAGCACCTCTTCGGCGTCCAGGGCGGCGCCATCATGCCCGTCTACGACGCGCTGTACAGCTCGGAGATGACCCACGTCACGATGGCCCACGAGCAGGGCGCCGCCCACGCGGCGGACGCCTACGGCATCGTCAGCGGTGACCCCGGCGTCTGTATGGCGACGTCGGGACCGGGCGCGACGAACCTCGTCACCGGGCTGGCCGACTCCAACATGGACTCGGACCCCGTCGTCGCGCTGACGGGGCAGGTGCCGACGGACTTCGTCGGCAGCGACGCCTTCCAGGAGACCGACACGGTCGGCGTCACCGGCCCCATCACGAAGGCCAACTTCTTCTCCGACGACCCGGAGTCGGTCGGCACCGACGTCGGCACCGCCTTCGCGCTGGCTAAGCGCGGCCGCCAGGGGCCGACGCTGGTCGACCTGCCGAAGGACGTGACGAAGGGCGCGGCGAGCGAGGACCCCGGCGAGCCGCGGACCCCATCGACGTACAGTCCGCCGGAGACTGCCGCCCCCGAGGCCGTCAGCGAGGCGACGGACGTCCTCGCGGCCGCCGACCGGCCAGTCATCCTGGCCGGCGGCGGCGTCATCAAGGCCGAGGCCTGCGAGGAGCTACGCGAGTTCGCGGTCGAACACGAGATTCCGGTCGTCACGACGATGCCCGCCATCGGCACGTTCCCGGAGGACCACGAACTCTCCCTGGAGATGGCCGGCATGCACGGCACCGGCTACGCCAACATGGCCATCACGATGACGGACTGCATGCTCGCGGTCGGGACGCGGTTCGACGACCGTCTGACCGGCGGCGTCGAGACGTTCGCTCCGGACGCCGAGATAATCCACGTCGACATCGACGCCGCGGAGATATCGAAGAACGTCGAGGCCGACTACCCGCTGCTCGGCGACGCGAAGGCCGTCCTCGAGCAGCTAGCGACGGCGATGCCGCGGTCCCCGGAGGCCGACGAGTGGCGCGAGCAGTGCCGGGAGTGGAAACAGGAGTACCCGATGGACTACGCCGCGCCCGAAGACGACCCCGTCAAGCCGCAGTACGTGGTCGAGGCCTTCGACAGCGCGACGGCCGACGACACCATCGTGACGACCGGCGTCGGCCAGCACCAGATGTGGGCCTGCCAGTACTGGACCTACACCGAGCCCCGGACGTGGGTCTCCTCGCACGGCCTGGGCGCGATGGGCTACGGCGTCCCCTCCGCCATCGGTGCGAAACTTGCGGCCGACGACGACCAGGAGGTCGTCTGCTTCGACGGCGACGGCTCCTTTTTGATGACGTGTCAGGGGCTTTCCGTCGCGGTCCGGGAGGAACTCGACATCACCATCGTCGTGTTGAACAACGCCGCCATCGGCATGGTCCGCCAGTGGCAGGACGCCTTCTTCGGCCAGCGCCACATGGCCTCGGAGTACCCCTGGGTGCCGGACTTCGACACGCTCGCGGAGGCGTTCGGCGCCCGCGGGTTCCGCATCGAGAGCTACGACGAGGTCGAGTCCGTCGTCGCCGAGGCCCTGGAGTACGACGGCCCCAGCGTCGTCGACGCCCACATCGACCCCGGCGAGAACGTCTACCCGATGGTGCCCAGCGGCGGCGACAACGGCCTGTTCGCCCTCGCGGAGGACCAGCTGTGA
- a CDS encoding LeuA family protein: protein MRRLRRRIEFFQGTLDSTSEISEARIFDTTLRDGEQSPRTSFSYEDKREIAAVLDDMGTHVIEAGFPVNSEAEFEAVRDIAEATSTTVCGLARVVEGDIDAALDSGVEMVHVFCSTSDVQLQDSMHTSREEALERSVEAVERVHEAGATCMFSPMDATRTDESYLIDIIEAVSEAGTDWINIPDTCGVATPRRFYDMVETVVAHTEADVDVHTHDDFGLAAANALSGYEAGAAQSQVSVNGIGERAGNAAYEEVVMALESLYDVDTGIKTERITELARIVEGKSDIDVPANKPIVGDNAFSHESGIHAAGVIENADTFEPGVMTPEMVGASRELVLGKHTGTHSVRQRLEEAGFEPTEGEVREVTRRVKDHGATKEQVTFEQLKEFARDVGVRREEVRI, encoded by the coding sequence ATACGTCGGCTTCGCCGGCGGATCGAGTTCTTCCAGGGCACTCTAGATAGTACCTCAGAGATCAGTGAGGCCCGGATTTTCGACACGACGCTGCGCGACGGCGAACAGTCACCCCGTACCTCGTTCTCCTACGAGGACAAACGCGAGATAGCCGCCGTCCTCGACGACATGGGTACCCACGTCATCGAGGCGGGGTTCCCGGTCAACTCCGAGGCGGAGTTCGAGGCGGTACGGGACATCGCCGAGGCCACGTCGACCACGGTCTGCGGGCTGGCCCGCGTCGTGGAGGGGGACATCGACGCCGCACTCGATTCCGGTGTCGAGATGGTGCACGTATTCTGTTCGACCAGCGACGTGCAACTGCAGGATTCGATGCACACCAGCCGAGAGGAGGCGCTGGAACGGTCCGTCGAGGCCGTCGAGCGCGTCCACGAGGCCGGTGCGACCTGCATGTTCTCGCCGATGGACGCCACGCGCACCGACGAATCGTACCTGATAGACATCATCGAGGCCGTCTCCGAGGCGGGGACGGACTGGATCAACATCCCCGACACCTGCGGGGTGGCGACGCCGCGGCGGTTCTACGACATGGTCGAGACCGTCGTCGCCCACACCGAGGCCGACGTGGACGTCCACACCCACGACGACTTCGGGCTGGCGGCCGCCAACGCCCTCTCGGGCTACGAGGCCGGCGCCGCACAGTCGCAGGTGTCGGTCAACGGCATCGGCGAACGGGCCGGCAACGCCGCCTACGAGGAGGTCGTGATGGCGCTGGAGTCGCTGTACGACGTCGACACCGGCATCAAGACCGAGCGCATCACGGAGCTTGCCCGCATCGTGGAGGGCAAAAGCGACATCGACGTGCCGGCGAACAAGCCCATCGTGGGCGACAACGCCTTCTCCCACGAGTCGGGCATCCACGCTGCCGGCGTCATCGAGAACGCCGACACCTTCGAGCCCGGCGTCATGACGCCGGAGATGGTCGGCGCCAGCCGGGAGCTGGTGCTCGGCAAGCACACCGGCACCCACTCCGTCCGCCAGCGGTTGGAGGAGGCCGGCTTCGAGCCGACCGAGGGGGAGGTCCGCGAGGTGACCCGCCGGGTCAAGGACCACGGCGCCACGAAGGAGCAGGTCACCTTCGAGCAGCTGAAGGAGTTCGCCCGCGACGTGGGCGTCCGACGCGAGGAGGTTCGCATATAG
- a CDS encoding gamma carbonic anhydrase family protein, which produces MIRSFDGVEPDIHESAYVDPAAVVIGDVTLEADASVWPNVTLRGDHGEIVLREGANVQDNAVVHEGAEIGPYATVGHTAIVHNAEIGERGLVGMSATVLDRSTVGREAMVGANSLLTEGTEVEPSTLYAGVPAEKVKEVEESPWAYAADQYVELAREHADSERLE; this is translated from the coding sequence ATGATACGTAGCTTCGACGGCGTCGAACCCGACATCCACGAGAGCGCCTACGTCGATCCCGCGGCGGTCGTCATCGGCGACGTGACCCTCGAGGCCGACGCCAGCGTCTGGCCCAACGTGACGCTGCGGGGCGATCACGGCGAGATCGTCCTGCGGGAGGGTGCGAACGTACAGGACAACGCCGTGGTCCACGAGGGCGCCGAGATCGGCCCCTACGCGACGGTGGGTCACACTGCCATCGTCCACAACGCCGAAATCGGAGAGCGCGGCCTCGTCGGGATGAGCGCGACCGTGCTGGACCGCTCGACCGTCGGCAGGGAGGCGATGGTCGGCGCCAACAGCCTCCTCACCGAGGGCACCGAGGTCGAGCCCTCGACGCTGTACGCCGGCGTTCCCGCCGAGAAGGTCAAGGAAGTCGAGGAGTCGCCGTGGGCCTACGCCGCCGACCAGTACGTCGAGCTGGCGCGGGAACACGCCGACAGCGAGCGACTGGAGTAG
- a CDS encoding pyridoxamine 5'-phosphate oxidase family protein translates to MTPTADRRVDADRLRRAVYDSAAAEVATASGNRPETFPLSPFYDGDDDTVVVTSPPAFSGKVDSVRENPQLSVLFYDAGEPFLLRGRGTVHDDDLEANAEYVQQLIAAEPDSPKKDAFSGTSSLLESRIGRFFFGWYALRVVVEIEPVAVEAVDADAGRLPAWPEQGVDPAEAGSYDRLAFTVVDGEGWPTTRTVADVELDGDAALLDVPGSVEEGQPGCLLCHWHTPGVEKLGQRLFRGRCRPAGDRVAFEPASSFSMRNETWLDRLKFVVEGKRRTRAYFRKRSG, encoded by the coding sequence ATGACCCCCACGGCCGACCGGCGAGTCGACGCCGACCGCCTCCGCCGTGCGGTCTACGACTCCGCGGCCGCGGAGGTAGCGACCGCGAGCGGCAACCGCCCCGAGACGTTCCCACTCAGTCCCTTCTACGACGGCGACGACGACACCGTGGTGGTCACGTCGCCGCCGGCTTTCTCGGGAAAGGTCGACTCGGTCCGCGAGAACCCGCAACTCTCCGTACTGTTCTACGACGCAGGCGAGCCGTTCCTGCTGCGAGGACGGGGTACCGTCCACGACGACGACCTCGAGGCCAACGCAGAGTACGTCCAGCAACTCATCGCCGCCGAACCCGACTCGCCGAAGAAGGACGCCTTCTCGGGTACGTCGTCGCTTCTGGAGTCCCGGATCGGCCGCTTTTTCTTCGGATGGTACGCCCTCCGCGTCGTGGTCGAGATAGAGCCGGTCGCCGTCGAGGCGGTCGACGCCGACGCCGGACGGCTCCCCGCCTGGCCCGAGCAGGGCGTCGACCCCGCCGAGGCCGGCTCCTACGATCGGCTGGCCTTCACCGTCGTCGACGGCGAGGGCTGGCCGACGACGCGGACGGTCGCCGACGTCGAACTCGACGGCGACGCCGCGCTGCTGGACGTTCCGGGGTCCGTCGAGGAGGGGCAGCCCGGCTGTCTGCTGTGTCACTGGCACACGCCCGGCGTCGAGAAACTCGGCCAGCGGCTCTTCCGGGGCCGCTGTCGGCCGGCCGGCGACCGGGTCGCCTTCGAGCCGGCGAGTAGCTTCTCGATGCGCAACGAGACGTGGCTGGACCGCCTGAAGTTCGTCGTCGAGGGCAAGCGCCGGACGCGGGCGTACTTCCGGAAGCGTTCGGGGTAG
- a CDS encoding substrate-binding domain-containing protein produces the protein MDRRRYLQVLGVGGALSIAGCADSDSADTDATVRGKTLTLATATTAHDSGLLDELNPEVERLFGAGVDAVVRGTGASLQVARDGDCDVVLVHARPLEDEFLRAGHGINRRSVMVNDFLVVGPPDDPAGIAGEAPLAAFEAIADAGAPFVSRGDRSGTHVRERRLWAEAGIDPRGKWYAETGQGMGKTLLVAANTGAYTLTDRGTFLNVADERLRAHVDYGIEDPPSLLRNEYAVIPVNPARHRTNYSLAMAYVGYLTGPGRSGIESFRIDGKRAFRPLGPGETPSFEQYVPRDWRRE, from the coding sequence ATGGACCGTCGGCGGTATCTTCAGGTACTCGGTGTCGGAGGGGCCCTCTCGATTGCCGGCTGTGCCGACAGTGACTCGGCGGACACCGACGCCACGGTGCGCGGGAAGACGCTGACGCTCGCAACGGCGACGACCGCACACGACAGCGGTCTCCTCGACGAGTTGAACCCGGAGGTCGAACGACTGTTCGGCGCGGGGGTGGACGCGGTCGTTCGCGGCACCGGCGCGTCCCTCCAGGTCGCCCGGGACGGCGATTGCGACGTCGTTTTGGTCCACGCCCGGCCGCTGGAGGACGAGTTCCTCCGGGCCGGCCACGGCATCAACCGCCGGTCGGTCATGGTCAACGACTTCCTCGTCGTGGGTCCGCCCGACGACCCGGCCGGGATAGCCGGCGAGGCGCCGCTGGCGGCCTTCGAGGCCATCGCCGACGCCGGGGCCCCGTTCGTCTCCCGGGGAGACCGCTCGGGAACGCACGTCCGGGAGCGCCGTCTGTGGGCCGAGGCGGGCATCGACCCCCGTGGAAAGTGGTACGCCGAGACCGGGCAGGGCATGGGCAAGACGCTGCTCGTGGCCGCCAACACCGGCGCCTACACCCTGACCGACCGCGGGACCTTCCTCAACGTTGCCGACGAGCGGCTACGGGCACACGTCGACTACGGTATCGAGGACCCACCGTCGCTGCTCCGCAACGAGTACGCCGTCATCCCGGTCAATCCCGCCCGCCACCGCACGAACTACTCGCTCGCGATGGCATACGTCGGGTATCTCACCGGACCGGGCCGCTCCGGCATCGAGTCGTTCCGAATCGACGGCAAGCGGGCTTTCCGTCCGCTCGGGCCGGGCGAGACGCCGTCCTTCGAGCAGTACGTGCCCCGGGATTGGCGGCGGGAGTGA